Part of the Nicotiana tabacum cultivar K326 chromosome 20, ASM71507v2, whole genome shotgun sequence genome, gttttagctctttactaatttcctcaaatgctgcttgttcatcatattctatttcatcatcatattctacttcttagattgttatttcagaattagattggcttttaagacacgactgaaaactcttcatgcatgtcatgtcactacaaccagcataaaaagaactgtacaaaagaaaaaagaacaaaataaaacactATTAAGAATAACGGAAAACGGAAAATtgcattttattaaaaaataaaaggatagaagggtttgaatatcaaaacaagcaaaaactaaaaatctggattataaccttggaataacccagataatagaaaggaaaacaaagcaaactaccaaaactccttcctagtggggagaggagtagcttcccaattgctaaGTTTCACGTTTGGGCCAACGAGCTGCACATTTGCTTTACTAGAGCCTtcaccaacttctaccatattgacttCTTCGAACAGACtttggaacctcttgatcagctcttcatcAACATCGACCATAGGTTTTGGGATTGAGGAGGTTGGAGGTTTTTCAATCCCTGGCTTTACAAAAGACTTATAGATGTGTGGGACGGGTTTGGGGAGCAACCATACCTTCTGTTTCagatttttaacccttttaaCGTTCTTCTATGTGggcatgaatcccaaaccaaatgtaccagGATTCCCATTGGGACGCACTGGATGCacaataccctgcagagatgagcccaaacccttgcccgacacaaaaccattcttcaacatttcattcgcAACCATAACGGACGCGGAGGATAGCTTAGGACCCGAAATGCATTTTCCTTCAGGTATTTTCTCAAAAGACACTGTTTCAAAAGTCTGATAGACCcaaggtcccttatcatcttcagcttCGATGAACGAAACAATTGTATCATTACAAGCTGACAAGTCCTCgtcaccgtgcacaactatttcctgcctgtcccattcaaacttcaccatttggtgcagAGAAGATAGGACTGCCTTAGCACCATGTATCTAGGGCCTGTCTAACAATATATTGTAGAAGACAGCCACAtctaacacttggaattccatggtaaactcaaCAGGCCCTATCGACAATTCGAGCATTATATCTCCAAGAGAATCTTTACctcccccatcaaaacctcgaacACACACACTGTTCAAGTGGATTATTTCGGTGCCAATCTTCAGTTTTTATAGAGTAGACAGGGGACAAATATTCGCACTAGAGCCATTATCAACCAAAACCCTTGAGACAACAGAATCTTCACACTTTACCGTGAGATAAAGAGCTcagttgtgttctgtaccctccatagTAAGTTCATCGTCCGAGAAAGTGATCCTATTTGCTTCGAAGATCTTGCCaactatcttttccaagtggttcactatgatcttatcaggaacatgtgcctcattcaaaatcttcattaAGACCTTGcgatgttcatctgaatgtatcaacaaagacaaaagagaaatccgagctggtgttttccttaactaatccacaatggaataatcctgcactttcatctttttcaggaactcctcagcctcttcctcggtaaccgatttctttattggcatttggctatccttgaatggcttagctttccttaattcttctggggtgaagcatctcccagaacgagtcaatcctccagtttcattaacttcttcctctatttcttttcctttgtatgtcactatCACTTGTTTATAATTCCACGGAACAGCCTTGGCATCCACCACTAGCAGCTGGGTTACTGGTCTAATGATGATAGGGGTAATAGGAGCCCCCTTTACAACTATGACAGGCTCACTTGGAATCTCTGGTACTACCACTTTTGAACTTTCCGGACTTGCCCTGATATCTTTCGATAGCCCTTTCATGACCAACACTGGTGGTTTCGAACTGAATGTGTTTGGCTTCTCTGTCATCCCTTCGACTGTCAAGGGCGTTGCTTTGGTAGAGTCTGGAGCTTTAACCAAATTGCTTTCActggcccgaatcatcatgacgaaCTTAGAAGActtcttgggctccccatccttatgaactatttcaatcatatgCGTCTCTGCATGGGCTGGcaaagggttttggttgatgtttggcgtaTCTGGGCTTTGTACTACAATTTGCGATAAGATCTCTGAGATTGACCAGCCAGCTAGGTTGGTTTGGCTATTCTTTTCTATTGAAAAGGAGTCAATTGTTTgtatcaatgagctcctggatTGCCCGTTTCAAATTCCAACACTTCGCTATGTCATGCCCTGGAACATCATAACAATAGGCGCATCTTAGGGAATAATCGAGGTTCTTCGGAGGGggatttggtatctttgactCAATCGGATTCAAGACGTCCAACTGCCTTAACTTTTGAAATAGACTAGCATAAGATTCTCCAAGCAGGGTAAAAGTTTGTTTTCGCTGTTGCCTCTCTCTCCTATACTCTGGCCTTGATCAAAAATTTTAACCAGTGGGGTTTTGATAGGGTTGTAGGGgcggataggtattttgtggagctgggtagatATTCTGTGGAGCTGGAGCACGCCATTAcgggtaaggagggggttgagcatatgactgtgTATAGTGAACAAGGTATTGGGATGGCCTGGCTGAGTATTGGGGGGTTTGCGGGAAAAAGTAATGTTgaggtggattatatggagcttgggcaTAGGTTTGAGGTCGGGGTCGAGGATAGGTGTATTGATGAGGTGAACCCCTCTGGCCATGCCATGATCCGGAGACAACCATAGCGACATCTTCCTTCTTCATCTTGCCTAGCAAACTTCCGGTACCACTCTGGATTGCCTGAGTTATTGCTTTTAtagcagaatagctcatgatcttactcgacttgagcccctcttccaccatttctcccatcttCACCACATCATTGAAAGACTTACCAATGTTTGAGATCAAGTGGCCATAGTAAGTGGGCTCcagggcttgaagaaagtatttAACCATCTCATCCTCTTCCATCGGAGGATTGACTcatgcagcttgttccctccatcgtaacccatattctctaaagctttcacttgGGTTCTTTTCCACCTTGGTCAGAGATAGGCGGTCTggaacaatgtctatattgtactgaaagtgacgggcaaaggcctgagccatatcgtcccaggtgtaccacctactggcgtcctggcgggtgtaccattctaaagatgccccactcagactttggatgaagtatgccatcagtaattcgtcttttcccccggcgcctatcattttactgcaataaccTCTCAGATGAGCTACAGGATCCCCATGtccgtcatacaagtcaaacttgggcatcttgaacccagcagGCAATTAGACATAggggaacaaacacaaatccttataggccacactcacttgGTTTCCGaacccttgcatatttctcaatGATTGCTCCAAAATCTGtaccttcctaaacatctcttGTTGCTCTGCGTTCTTGGGTGGTTTGTCaatttcaacatgaggctcaaattAGGGAGTATAAGAGTAAGGATATGGGACTTTGAATGTGGGCTCCGGTGCATAGTAGTGGGCATCTGTAGCGGGGAATGCgggctcactagaggatcggtgGAGGGTAGCTTATGGAGGGGGTACAAAAATAGGAGCAGATGTCGGAGCAGGGTACGAGGTTGTTTTGGCTGGCGGAGCATGAacagtttgggttgaagtgtccGGGTAGTTGTGGTAAGGGGTAAAGCCAGGTGCGTGTTGTGGGGAAAGATCAATAGTATTGGGCATTTGGGATTGAGAGAGTGGTGGAATGGAATCAGGGTTTTCTGTGTAGATGGTAGGGAACGAGGGTGGAGGGTGTCCCATAatccaggcttgatacatttctgccatctgatgCTTCAACCTCCGGACATCCTCTTGCAGTGCCGATTCCGACTCAACAATCTCCCTTGGTGGGTCTACAACTCCAGTGTCTGTTTCCTTGATAGCCATGACTGTTTGATGCTTTGAttgggtgttgtatggatgacttgctaggatgccaacaaactaaccaccttcttGAAACTTAATAGAGATAACAGAggacaacaacacaaaaccaccacgttagcgttagagcatttatcacataataatatcacattacgtgcaatgcacctagcaacgaTTAATGATTTTAAAATGGCTTTGAGGGTCGCAgggtcatatggcatcatcccaatttgcaCATTTCactcctttcttctctttctttttaaacacctcttatcactcttttcttttctttgtcttttttattttgaaccaaaaatgatttgaccgaacccgatgtaggttgcctacgtatcatgtccctcatgaattAGACCAAGCATAGTTCTGGAAAAGTGACggaaaataaactaaaaacaaaatctttttgtgatttttcatttagAAACTTTTCGATATTAAAATACAATAAGAAGTGCGATAATGAAAGACCTGATAGACTCAACTACACTACGACAGACTTTGACACTACCTAAAAGACTCAGTATTTCTAGATAAGACACgaaagtaaaagacaacataaGACGATTTCAAAACACCTAAATAGAATGAATCCTCAAGCTGCTCTTGAATGTGACGGTCCTGGCTGGGATGATCCTGGGCTGtccgtcatgctcaaactctgtaaCATGCCTCGTAAAGAAACACTGATGCTAGGAATAAAGGCCCTGGCGTGTGCCCCCGCATCCTGAAGGCCGACCCTAAATAAATACTGGCCGTGTTTCTCCACGTTTGTTGCCAATCCCGCTAACTGAGACTTTATCAACTCAAGCTTATCCCACAGATCTTGGTCCGATGTCTCCTTAACATCATCAGTCTGAATTGCCAGACCCCTAAGTTGTGCTGGCAATGGGGTGCTGACCCCTGGAGGCACGGACTGTAACCAAATCAAGTACTCCTGAGTACACTCGGGCCTGCCAACGTCCTCTACTAATGTatttttcttcatcctcgtttGCATTGTTCCAGTATTGCACATACTTGATTTCATCAGCCGCCTTTTTGCTAAAATTTATGATGTACCTCCAAAGATTCAAAGTTGGAGGCTCCTCTTGTCTTCTGCCCAATTGCCGCATTACCCTAATGGGAGTAAATGGTCTGACACACTTAAGTCCTATCAACATCAGGAAAGGCTGCATGAGGCACCCTACCAAGATATCATCCAAAGGTAAGCCCACAAAACATTCCCATTTGTCCTCAAACCAAGGAACTCAATCCAAGCCGTGACGCCTACAGGGTACATAAACTTAGGATATTTCATCCTACGTTCGATGCATACCACCCGATCCCTCAAGGCACGGTCGATGGGACAAAGTAAGGAAGCGGTGTGCAAATGCTCCATCATCCATAGCTGTAGCAAAAGGTTACTTCCCTCAAAATATCTAACATATTCCCTAACCTCACTTAGGGCTCGGTACAACTCTGCTAAGATCATCGGCACAACAGTAATGGTTTTGCGTTGCTTCTCATGGAATAGTGCCATTACCACTGACTGCAGACAGGTGCTAATGTGCCTCTCATCTAATGGAAAACCCAATAATCCCAACAAAGCAAGGCTGAAAGTTTCGAGGCGACGTCTTTTCCACTTTGCCTTGGTTGTGCAGAACTCATCCCAAAAGACGTCAAAACTATCCTGTGGTCCAAATCTAGCAAACAAATAATCCAAGGATATCCAGGACTGCTCGAGACACTTTAAATGCTTATTATCTTTAAGGCCCAGGTCGCTGAGGAATCTTGTCCTAGAGTGGTCGCGGGGAAGTATCAAGTCCTTGCCTATATAGCTTAAACGAGTGAGACTAGACATTTCCGCCAAAGTAGGAGTCATCTCATACTCTCCAAATCTGAAAATCAAATTTTGTGGATCCCAATAAGTCAACATCGCCTCCACTAAGTCTGGGCGGGGTGTGATATCAAGAAGGGAAGTTAGGGTGCCCAATTTCTGCATTAACGCATGTTGCTCTAACGATGAAAACATTTTCCACCACTTGATCAACTTCCTAGGAATCTTTACTACCATCAGCAGTTTAGATCGAATCAGCGGGTCCATACCTGAATGAAGCAAACATGGTTAGCGACTCGGGACACTACGTTACCCTACCACGTTGGACAAATGCAGGACACAACTTGGCTATATTTGCAAAATGGCCTAAGTGGCTGAAAGTGGCTATTAGCGCAAACTTGACAAAGTTGACCCCTAATGCATGAGAAATACTCCATCTAAAGCTTACATGGCTCTAATATCCCGACAATCATGGCCTTAAAAAATTACTTTGCGGAAATGGAccctttttttttgcaaaaatggccgatgtggccaaatGTGGCTAGGGATGCAAACACGACATGGATGGACCTTAAAGTGGTGTGACACCGAGTTATAAACTCAAGATCCTAAGACAAGAGTAATTGAGCCACTCTTGCAAAAATAACCCTATTTTGCAAGAATGACCGATTTGGCCAAAAGTAGCTGACATGCAAGTTTGACAAGAATGAACTTTAGAATTAAGAGGACACTTTATTGTAGACTCAAGATCCTAAGACAAGAGATAGCAAACTACTTTGAGAAAACATTTCTATTTTTGCGAAAACGGCCAAATATGGCTATACATGCAAGATTCGGCTACGGCCCCGGAAGCCAAGAACCTATGACCTACTAGGAAGACcgaaccctatgtgggttgcctacgtatcacgtctcgaaagacgagaatcaggttcgcgtagttcagGAAGATTAAACATGGGAGgaatcctttttttttaaaatgcaactaatttggaaaaaccatttttttgtatttttgatgaaaattgaaaaacatttatttattttatttttttggttttttcttttctcttttttttttttgaatttttgggaaaatgatgaaaaatgtaaaatctttttggattttctcttcatttttttttagtttttgaatttttggaaaatgtaaaatctttttggattttctattttcaaagttttttttttgaaaataatggaaaagtgtaaaatctttttttggatttttcattttcattttgatttttggaAAACTATAAAAAAATGTGAGTGGGCCCTACTTTCTTCATTTTCACCCTTCTTTCCCAAGCATCGGTccaccaaatgacccttttacccaaACAaatgcaacatttagcacataggATGATTAAATATCATTTTGGGCCATGAACCCATTTTGACAAAATTTAGACAGGCTTCCTACAAAGGGACACGGTACCTGGGACCGAGCCCTACTAGGtctaaatgacatgatgcaaataaaaatgacctaaaggctgacctaagtttggggttcactaacaaggcaattcgggggagcgtatggtcgatggtggctgctcaagctttccacccactccatacgtcCGACGGCCCCCCTCCTAAATCaagggtgactcaacaaagagttCGTGCACGCGATGCGTGCTCCGAGACTTGTTGCGGAAAGAATTGACTGGGTAATGCATATGATGACagttataaagcagtaaacacATAAAGCAAAAATTGTAAACACATAAACAACTAGCAAATAACAAGATATAAAAACGTAATAGAAATTAAGTAAGGCTAATGAAAAAGCATaaaaacctcaaccaaatattctaAAAGCCAACAAAATCAAGTACTAGCTCGAACCCGCAAGTCCcgagcagagtcgccagagctgtcacaccccccTTTTTAACAAATTTCAATAACCTCGCTaaccctcttaaataaataaagagattgcaaagcttgaaaagggtttttgattaaaaagtgacaaaattgtgttcaaaaggaaataactcagagtcgccacctgacattgcttcggtgtgccaggtcaccgtttttaaaaataattttccttttaaaacactttggactccaaaTTAAGTCcgcaccagagattcgggtaagggtGTTCaattgactcggggagaaggctttaggcactccccaagtcccgtaactagtacggttgcatacttgatctaatcggcttttaaaatattcaagttGAGGTAAAAtcacggaaaaataaaataaacacacatgaggctcgaggtcgtccccatctaataaaaagaaaatggaaatgaaaataaaaataaaaataaaaatactacgaATTCTGCTATCGATCTCCAAGTACAAATACTTCGGGGCATACCccagaataaaatatatacaaatccttcgAGGCATTCCCcgaataaatttaactaagggaacaaCCTCTCGCCTCGAAACCAataaaaatcctaaggcttgACTGTCCAAACGTGGTCGACCTAACATGCTTCTAGCGACTAGAGTAGGAGTAAGAGAATAAAATGAGATAAGAAATATAAAGGATGCAAATTACCCTTTTAATCTGAAATTCCCAACCCCAACGACCATGTACAGTACTTCTAATTCATAAAGATAAAGTCAAATGAAGGGACAAACATCAAACAATTGGAATGAAGAAACAAGTAAATGGCAGTAAACAAACAAAAAGAGACGAAACCTGGGTTAAACATCAAAGGACGACCCTTCTAACAACAGAGAAGcatttatatatttttcaaatcttGAACACAAAAAAAACATTTAATTTAAGCAAAAATCACAttcaacctcaaattcatgaaacaTCCCAGCAAATCATAATGCAAAAGTGCCAATAAACAAAGTGAGTTGACAGGACACTTGAGATGAtctaaaaataataactaatatgGATACCACACCCTTTCCCAAAATGCACCCTGCTTGATTTACTAACTCATGATCAAACTAACTATATGGGAAAACAACTCACAAATCCAAGCCAACTAGTTCTGTCTAATCATGGAAACAACAGAAGTTCTCGTCCAACATATGTGAAAAGGTATAGATCTGTCAATTTGATAGAGCAATGAGTCACGTGTTATATGGATCACTGGAAGGCATGGACAGTGTTATTCAAAACAGGGAACACCAGTTGACTCACTCATAAACTACTACACCAAATAACTTTGAGAATTCAAAAAAAACTTTTGTTCTTTCAATTACATTTG contains:
- the LOC142174677 gene encoding uncharacterized protein LOC142174677, which translates into the protein MVRDSCCCCFACSFQNFVGKSVCNRIQTNSIKSFLHSGMDPLIRSKLLMVVKIPRKLIKWWKMFSSLEQHALMQKLGTLTSLLDITPRPDLVEAMLTYWDPQNLIFRFGEYEMTPTLAEMSSLTRLSYIGKDLILPRDHSRTRFLSDLGLKDNKHLKCLEQSWISLDYLFARFGPQDSFDVFWDEFCTTKAKWKRRRLETFSLALLGLLGFPLDERHISTCLQSVVMALFHEKQRKTITVVPMILAELYRALSEVREYVRYFEGSNLLLQLWMMEHLHTASLLCPIDRALRDRVVCIERRMKYPKFMYPVGVTAWIEFLGLRTNGNVLWAYLWMISW